The Mucilaginibacter rubeus genomic interval GGGGCAACATGGCGTATTATACTTGTTTTATGCAGATAATCTTGATGCCCCATTTAAAGCTCACAAACAAAACCCTATAAGGGTAGCTTCAAATGTAAGCCGTTCTGCCGGTCGGCTGTTTATTGTGGGGCAAAAACTTTATATGCCAAGCCAAAACCCTAAAAGGTGTTATGGCGGTTCGGTAATGATCAACGAAATAACCACCATCACCGAGTCTGATTTCCAATATCACACGGCGTTTGAATTGCTACCCCAGGCTCCTTATGATGAAGGCCTGCACACCATAAATTTTGAAAACGGATTATTGGTTGTTGACGGAAAACGCAAGGTATTTAGCGCCATGGGGCCGTTTAAAAAAGTGTTCAGAAAAATCAAAAACCTTAGTAAGCATAACTAATGTCAGAGATGAAGCCAAAATTGCTTTTTGTTTCAATCACCGATCAGGCAAACGGAGCCGAAAATATACTATTACAAGCGGCCAGTGCCAGCAATGCCGGTTTGCTATTTTTAAAAAAAGCAAACAGCGGAGGTTTAAGCATACCTGATGACCTGCAAGCCGAATATGTAAGTACAGGTAGCGTGTTAAGCGGCTTTTCCGGATTGATCAAGAGCTTAAGCCCTTACCGTACAGATCATATTGTTTTTAGTACCCACCCGTATTTAAACGCCTATCTGGGTTTTTTAAAGCGGATTGGATATTTAAAATCAAAATTGATAGTAAGAGAATGTTCATCTGTTTTAACCCGGTATAGTGGCATAAAAAAATGGAGCTACAAAGTTGCGTACTGGTTTGGCTATCCGGGTGTAAACCTGGTAGTATGTCAAACGGGAAGCATGCGGGATACATTTGTTGAGCACCTTCCGTACATTGATGAGCACAAGGTTATCATTCAGAAAAACCCGATTGATATTGAACAAAATTTAATAAAAGCCAAAGCAGCGCTGCCGCCGGCAGATGCAAAAGCCGAATTCATTTGCGCCGCCGGCCGGCTCATCCCCGAAAAAGGCTTTGACATACTGATCATGGCTTTTGATGAAATTAAAGCAGCGCGCCCAAATCTGAAACTATTCATATTGGGTGAGGGCCCGGAACAAGGCGCTCTCGAAAACCTGATTAGCGAATTAAAATTAAAAGACCGTGTTATATTGAAAGGCTGGGTAGCTAACCCGATGCCCTATTTTAAACAGGCCAAAGCCTGTGTGGTATCATCAATAAAAGAAGGTTTCCCGAATGTGTTATTACAAATGATGATCCTGAACCCTGTGGTGATAAGTACCAACTGCGCAGGAGGCATCGATGAAATCCCAGGAATTTACCTTGCCGAAGCCGATAATGTCAATTCATTAACAACAGCTATTAACACTGCCCTAAACACTAAAAAGCATAATAAGGACCTAATAATGCAATATGTAGAAGATCGTACCCCCGAAGTTTTTATCAAGTCAATACTTAATGCTCTGGTATAACCTCCCCCACCTATACAAGTAGCGCAACAACTTTAACTAACTAAATAAAATTAATATGAAAACAATTATCAAATCCATCCGAAATGTTGTGTTGCCTATAATAACAATTGTAGCTATTGTGGCTTCGATGAACGGCTGTAAAAAAGGAGCGCAGCCAATGCCAACAACACCCACAACTACCAATGTAGCCCCACAGGATGAAACTATCAAAACAATAAGTTTGATAGGCTTAAGGGTAGACAGCGGTTTTTGTTACAAAATTGGTTACGATCTGCCCGAAATTGGCGATTCAAATACCTCGCCAACCGTATCAAAACTCAGGCTGTTTGAAAATGGCGTTGAGCTTGGGCCGGCTCATTCTAACCACAATGATATCCGCAATTTTGGGCTGGGGCAATTTAGTCACTGGGGCAACACCCTGTATTTCTCAACTTCAGACAATAGCGATCCGCTAAAAAACGGGAGGAAATACACGTATTCTATGAAGTAAGATTTATCTGCTCACATTCAAAACTCTCGCAATTTGGTACACTTTTTACTCAGATAAATCTAATTGCATCTACCTACCATTTTCTTATTCTTTTATGTAGGCATCTACCTGAAACCTGCTTAAGCGTTCGCGCTTCTCTTTAACCAGTAATCAACCGCCTTTTCTCAAAAGGCTTCATTTAAACCTAATTTCACTCATTTATGAAAATTTTAATCACCGGCACAGCGGGGTTTATTGGCTATCATTTAACCCAAAAATTGCTAAAACGCGGCGATACCGTTGTTGGTATCGACAGCATTAACGATTACTATGATGTAAATCTAAAACATGCCCGCTTGCAGGATGCCGGTATCAAAGTGTCTGATATTGTTTATAACAAACCGGTTGTAAGCACCAGCTATCCTAATTATACTTTCGTAAAACTGGACATAACCGACAAGGAAAACCTTGAACAACAATTTCGGGATCATAAGTTTGACGCGGTTTGCAACCTGGCTGCCCAGGCAGGGGTACGCTATAGCCTTACCAACCCTGAGGTTTACATCGACTCGAACATCAAAGGCTTCCTGAACATACTGGAGTGCTGCAGGCATTTCAGCATTGATCACCTTGTTTACGCAAGTTCGTCAAGTGTGTATGGTTTAAACAAAAAAATGCCTTTCAGCGAGCATGAAATTGCCGATCATCCGGTTTCACTGTACGCGGCATCAAAAAAAGCCAATGAAATGATGGCGCATACTTACAGCCATTTGTTTAACCTTCGTACCACAGGATTGCGCTTTTTTACAGTTTACGGGCCATGGGGCCGGCCGGATATGGCTTTATTTATTTTCACCAAAGCAATTTTGGAAGGTAAACCTATCCAGGTATTTAACAATGGCAACATGCTGCGCGATTTTACCTATGTAGATGATATCGTTAACGGCATTATTCATACCATTGACCAACCGGCAGAACGCAATTATTTGTGGAACGCTCAAAATCCAGATCCGGCTACTTCATCTGCTCCGTTCAGGGTATTCAACATTGGCAGGGGCGCACCTGTAAACCTGCTTGACTTTGTTACCGAAATAGAGAAACAGGTAAATAAAAAAGCAATCAAAACATTAATGCCAATGCAGGATGGCGATGTTGCCGAAACCTGTGCCGATGTTTCAAATTTAGATGAAATGCTTGGCTACAAACCTGAAGTTTCTGTACCTACCGGGGTAGAGCGATTTATAGCGTGGTATAAAACGTACTATAACATCCAGCCCGAACCGGTTCTTGTTCACTAAGAATGCCGCTTTTGCTTAGTGCATGATCACTTGAGCAGCATTAACCTTATCTCAATTAAATCATTGCTTATTATACTGTTATGACAAGCAAAAAAGTGCTGATAGCCTGCGATTCAGCAAAGTCGCTTATTGATTTCAGGGGCAAATTAGTTGAACTGATGCGAAAAGAACATACGGTGTATGTTTTTACTCCTACCATACCAGCTGATCAACGTGCAAAACTTGAATTACTAAACATCATTATTTTTGAAAACAAGCTGAACGGCAGTAACGTATCTGTTTTGTCCGATCTGCAATATGCATACAGGCTTTACCGGCTCATTAAACAGCTAAAACCGGATGTTTTTTTCCCTTATACGCTTAAACCGGTTATTTACGGAACACTTGCGGCAAAACTGGCCGGCGTACAAAAAATAACCCCTATGCTTTCG includes:
- a CDS encoding NAD-dependent epimerase, whose protein sequence is MKILITGTAGFIGYHLTQKLLKRGDTVVGIDSINDYYDVNLKHARLQDAGIKVSDIVYNKPVVSTSYPNYTFVKLDITDKENLEQQFRDHKFDAVCNLAAQAGVRYSLTNPEVYIDSNIKGFLNILECCRHFSIDHLVYASSSSVYGLNKKMPFSEHEIADHPVSLYAASKKANEMMAHTYSHLFNLRTTGLRFFTVYGPWGRPDMALFIFTKAILEGKPIQVFNNGNMLRDFTYVDDIVNGIIHTIDQPAERNYLWNAQNPDPATSSAPFRVFNIGRGAPVNLLDFVTEIEKQVNKKAIKTLMPMQDGDVAETCADVSNLDEMLGYKPEVSVPTGVERFIAWYKTYYNIQPEPVLVH
- a CDS encoding glycosyltransferase — translated: MSEMKPKLLFVSITDQANGAENILLQAASASNAGLLFLKKANSGGLSIPDDLQAEYVSTGSVLSGFSGLIKSLSPYRTDHIVFSTHPYLNAYLGFLKRIGYLKSKLIVRECSSVLTRYSGIKKWSYKVAYWFGYPGVNLVVCQTGSMRDTFVEHLPYIDEHKVIIQKNPIDIEQNLIKAKAALPPADAKAEFICAAGRLIPEKGFDILIMAFDEIKAARPNLKLFILGEGPEQGALENLISELKLKDRVILKGWVANPMPYFKQAKACVVSSIKEGFPNVLLQMMILNPVVISTNCAGGIDEIPGIYLAEADNVNSLTTAINTALNTKKHNKDLIMQYVEDRTPEVFIKSILNALV